In Vigna angularis cultivar LongXiaoDou No.4 chromosome 8, ASM1680809v1, whole genome shotgun sequence, one DNA window encodes the following:
- the LOC108343679 gene encoding L-aspartate oxidase 2-a, chloroplastic isoform X2, with protein MQSLTCIAMATCIPAGSGTLQFRVTNCKGNGCRKIALVSDAPIARFLQKDLSWSKAVSKVPQTHRCAFSAPPLQKNQKLFKVISSCKVDGPTRCFDFSVVGSGIAGLCYALEVAKYGSVAVITKAESHECNTNYAQGGVSAVLCPSDSVESHMKDTIVAGAYLCDEESVRVVCTEGPERVRELIAMGASFDHGEDGNLHLMREGGHSHHRIVHAADMTGKEIERALLKAVINNPNIFVFEHHCAIDLLTCQDGSDINCLGVDTLNTKTLEVVRFLSKVTLLASGGAGHIYPKTTNPLVATGDGIAMAHRAQAVISNMEFVQFHPTALADEGLPIKPTKLREKAFLISEAVRGDGGILYNLDMERFMPFYDERAELAPRDVVARSIDDQLKKRGEKYVLLDISHKPKEEILSHFPNISSTCLLHGLDITRHPIPVVPAAHYMCGGVQAGLQGETNVKGLYVAGEVACTGLHGANRLASNSLLEALVFARRAVQPSVDCMKSSSLDLTASNLWPRPAVPLSLESNVTDRILPMTKESRTELQAIMWNYVGIVRSTMRLETAKQKIGNLEAKWEECLFQHGWKPTMAGPEICEMRNLFCCAKLVISSALSRHESRGLHYTVDFPHLEESKRLPTIIVPSSTVNGTWSSRQLHKQPMYQDGIKLCHNTIHINR; from the exons GTCTAAAGCAGTATCCAAGGTCCCTCAGACCCACAGATGTGCATTTTCTGCACCTCCACTTCAAAAGAATCAGAAACTCTTCAAAGTCATTTCCTCTTGCAAGGTAGATGGTCCGACACGGTGCTTTGACTTTTCCGTTGTTGGTAGCGGGATTGCTGGCCTTTGCTATGCGCTTGAAGTTGCAAAATATGGATCTGTTGCAGTGATAACCAAGGCTGAGTCTCATGAATGCAATACTAATTATGCTCAAGGTGGTGTTAGTGCTGTGCTATGCCCTTCAGATTCTGTGGAGAGTCACATGAAGGACACCATTGTGGCTGGGGCATATCTTTGTGACGAGGAAAGCGTCCGA GTTGTCTGTACTGAAGGACCTGAAAGAGTAAGAGAATTAATTGCTATGGGTGCATCATTTGACCATGGGGAAGATGGTAACTTGCATCTAATGAGGGAGGGAGGCCATTCACATCATAGAATTGTTCATGCTGCTGATATGACTGGAAAGGAGATTGAACGTGCTCTACTGAAGGCAGTTATCAACAATCctaatatttttgtgtttgaaCACCATTGTGCTATTGATCTTCTTACTTGTCAG GATGGATCTGACATAAATTGTCTTGGTGTTGACACACTGAATACTAAAACCCTAGAG GTGGTCAGATTTCTTTCAAAGGTGACCTTACTTGCATCTGGTGGAGCTGGGCATATTTATCCCAAAACTACAAATCCCCTG GTAGCAACTGGAGATGGGATTGCTATGGCACACCGAGCTCAAGCTGTGATATCCAACATGGA GTTTGTGCAGTTCCATCCAACTGCCTTGGCTGATGAAGGGCTTCCTATTAAACCAACCAAGCTTAGGGAAAAAGCATTTCTGATATCCGAAGCTGTCAGAGGTGATGGAGGCATCCTTTATAATTTGGACATGGAAAGATTCATGCCCTTTTATGATGAGAGGGCAGAGCTTGCTCCAAGGGATGTTGTGGCCAGAAGCATAGATGACCAACTGAAAAAGCGTGGTGAGAAGTATGTTCTTCTTGACATAAGTCACAAGCCCAAGGAGGAAATTCTCTCCCATTTTCCCAACATTTCTTCTACGTGTCTCCTGCATGGTTTGGACATAACTCGCCATCCAATCCCAGTAGTTCCGGCTGCTCATTACATGTGTGGAGGAGTTCAAGCTGGTCTCCAAGGAGAGACCAATGTGAAAGGTCTGTATGTAGCAGGTGAGGTAGCATGCACAGGTTTGCACGGAGCAAACAGGCTTGCTAGCAACTCATTGCTTGAGGCACTGGTTTTTGCAAGAAGAGCTGTGCAGCCCTCAGTTGACTGCATGAAAAGCTCTAGCCTTGATCTGACTGCATCAAACTTGTGGCCTAGACCTGCTGTGCCTTTGTCTCTGGAAAGTAATGTCACTGACAGGATTTTGCCAATGACAAAGGAATCAAGGACAGAATTGCAAGCCATCATGTGGAACTATGTAGGAATAGTTCGGTCAACCATGAGACTTGAGACAGCCAAGCAAAAAATTGGTAACTTGGAGGCTAAATGGGAGGAGTGCTTGTTTCAGCATGGATGGAAGCCAACAATGGCAGGCCCTGAGATATGTGAGATGAGAAACCTCTTTTGCTGCGCAAAGCTGGTGATCAGCAGTGCGCTTTCTAGACATGAGAGCCGAGGACTGCATTACACAGTTGATTTTCCTCATCTGGAAGAAAGCAAGAGACTTCCAACAATCATTGTTCCAAGCTCAACTGTAAACGGTACTTGGAGTTCTCGACAGTTACACAAACAGCCCATGTACCAGGATGGCATCAAATTGTGTCACAACACAATACATATAAATAGGTAG
- the LOC108343679 gene encoding L-aspartate oxidase 2-a, chloroplastic isoform X1 encodes MLLTHFSLLASPSNLSLTCIAMATCIPAGSGTLQFRVTNCKGNGCRKIALVSDAPIARFLQKDLSWSKAVSKVPQTHRCAFSAPPLQKNQKLFKVISSCKVDGPTRCFDFSVVGSGIAGLCYALEVAKYGSVAVITKAESHECNTNYAQGGVSAVLCPSDSVESHMKDTIVAGAYLCDEESVRVVCTEGPERVRELIAMGASFDHGEDGNLHLMREGGHSHHRIVHAADMTGKEIERALLKAVINNPNIFVFEHHCAIDLLTCQDGSDINCLGVDTLNTKTLEVVRFLSKVTLLASGGAGHIYPKTTNPLVATGDGIAMAHRAQAVISNMEFVQFHPTALADEGLPIKPTKLREKAFLISEAVRGDGGILYNLDMERFMPFYDERAELAPRDVVARSIDDQLKKRGEKYVLLDISHKPKEEILSHFPNISSTCLLHGLDITRHPIPVVPAAHYMCGGVQAGLQGETNVKGLYVAGEVACTGLHGANRLASNSLLEALVFARRAVQPSVDCMKSSSLDLTASNLWPRPAVPLSLESNVTDRILPMTKESRTELQAIMWNYVGIVRSTMRLETAKQKIGNLEAKWEECLFQHGWKPTMAGPEICEMRNLFCCAKLVISSALSRHESRGLHYTVDFPHLEESKRLPTIIVPSSTVNGTWSSRQLHKQPMYQDGIKLCHNTIHINR; translated from the exons GTCTAAAGCAGTATCCAAGGTCCCTCAGACCCACAGATGTGCATTTTCTGCACCTCCACTTCAAAAGAATCAGAAACTCTTCAAAGTCATTTCCTCTTGCAAGGTAGATGGTCCGACACGGTGCTTTGACTTTTCCGTTGTTGGTAGCGGGATTGCTGGCCTTTGCTATGCGCTTGAAGTTGCAAAATATGGATCTGTTGCAGTGATAACCAAGGCTGAGTCTCATGAATGCAATACTAATTATGCTCAAGGTGGTGTTAGTGCTGTGCTATGCCCTTCAGATTCTGTGGAGAGTCACATGAAGGACACCATTGTGGCTGGGGCATATCTTTGTGACGAGGAAAGCGTCCGA GTTGTCTGTACTGAAGGACCTGAAAGAGTAAGAGAATTAATTGCTATGGGTGCATCATTTGACCATGGGGAAGATGGTAACTTGCATCTAATGAGGGAGGGAGGCCATTCACATCATAGAATTGTTCATGCTGCTGATATGACTGGAAAGGAGATTGAACGTGCTCTACTGAAGGCAGTTATCAACAATCctaatatttttgtgtttgaaCACCATTGTGCTATTGATCTTCTTACTTGTCAG GATGGATCTGACATAAATTGTCTTGGTGTTGACACACTGAATACTAAAACCCTAGAG GTGGTCAGATTTCTTTCAAAGGTGACCTTACTTGCATCTGGTGGAGCTGGGCATATTTATCCCAAAACTACAAATCCCCTG GTAGCAACTGGAGATGGGATTGCTATGGCACACCGAGCTCAAGCTGTGATATCCAACATGGA GTTTGTGCAGTTCCATCCAACTGCCTTGGCTGATGAAGGGCTTCCTATTAAACCAACCAAGCTTAGGGAAAAAGCATTTCTGATATCCGAAGCTGTCAGAGGTGATGGAGGCATCCTTTATAATTTGGACATGGAAAGATTCATGCCCTTTTATGATGAGAGGGCAGAGCTTGCTCCAAGGGATGTTGTGGCCAGAAGCATAGATGACCAACTGAAAAAGCGTGGTGAGAAGTATGTTCTTCTTGACATAAGTCACAAGCCCAAGGAGGAAATTCTCTCCCATTTTCCCAACATTTCTTCTACGTGTCTCCTGCATGGTTTGGACATAACTCGCCATCCAATCCCAGTAGTTCCGGCTGCTCATTACATGTGTGGAGGAGTTCAAGCTGGTCTCCAAGGAGAGACCAATGTGAAAGGTCTGTATGTAGCAGGTGAGGTAGCATGCACAGGTTTGCACGGAGCAAACAGGCTTGCTAGCAACTCATTGCTTGAGGCACTGGTTTTTGCAAGAAGAGCTGTGCAGCCCTCAGTTGACTGCATGAAAAGCTCTAGCCTTGATCTGACTGCATCAAACTTGTGGCCTAGACCTGCTGTGCCTTTGTCTCTGGAAAGTAATGTCACTGACAGGATTTTGCCAATGACAAAGGAATCAAGGACAGAATTGCAAGCCATCATGTGGAACTATGTAGGAATAGTTCGGTCAACCATGAGACTTGAGACAGCCAAGCAAAAAATTGGTAACTTGGAGGCTAAATGGGAGGAGTGCTTGTTTCAGCATGGATGGAAGCCAACAATGGCAGGCCCTGAGATATGTGAGATGAGAAACCTCTTTTGCTGCGCAAAGCTGGTGATCAGCAGTGCGCTTTCTAGACATGAGAGCCGAGGACTGCATTACACAGTTGATTTTCCTCATCTGGAAGAAAGCAAGAGACTTCCAACAATCATTGTTCCAAGCTCAACTGTAAACGGTACTTGGAGTTCTCGACAGTTACACAAACAGCCCATGTACCAGGATGGCATCAAATTGTGTCACAACACAATACATATAAATAGGTAG
- the LOC108343679 gene encoding L-aspartate oxidase 2-a, chloroplastic isoform X3 — protein sequence MATCIPAGSGTLQFRVTNCKGNGCRKIALVSDAPIARFLQKDLSWSKAVSKVPQTHRCAFSAPPLQKNQKLFKVISSCKVDGPTRCFDFSVVGSGIAGLCYALEVAKYGSVAVITKAESHECNTNYAQGGVSAVLCPSDSVESHMKDTIVAGAYLCDEESVRVVCTEGPERVRELIAMGASFDHGEDGNLHLMREGGHSHHRIVHAADMTGKEIERALLKAVINNPNIFVFEHHCAIDLLTCQDGSDINCLGVDTLNTKTLEVVRFLSKVTLLASGGAGHIYPKTTNPLVATGDGIAMAHRAQAVISNMEFVQFHPTALADEGLPIKPTKLREKAFLISEAVRGDGGILYNLDMERFMPFYDERAELAPRDVVARSIDDQLKKRGEKYVLLDISHKPKEEILSHFPNISSTCLLHGLDITRHPIPVVPAAHYMCGGVQAGLQGETNVKGLYVAGEVACTGLHGANRLASNSLLEALVFARRAVQPSVDCMKSSSLDLTASNLWPRPAVPLSLESNVTDRILPMTKESRTELQAIMWNYVGIVRSTMRLETAKQKIGNLEAKWEECLFQHGWKPTMAGPEICEMRNLFCCAKLVISSALSRHESRGLHYTVDFPHLEESKRLPTIIVPSSTVNGTWSSRQLHKQPMYQDGIKLCHNTIHINR from the exons GTCTAAAGCAGTATCCAAGGTCCCTCAGACCCACAGATGTGCATTTTCTGCACCTCCACTTCAAAAGAATCAGAAACTCTTCAAAGTCATTTCCTCTTGCAAGGTAGATGGTCCGACACGGTGCTTTGACTTTTCCGTTGTTGGTAGCGGGATTGCTGGCCTTTGCTATGCGCTTGAAGTTGCAAAATATGGATCTGTTGCAGTGATAACCAAGGCTGAGTCTCATGAATGCAATACTAATTATGCTCAAGGTGGTGTTAGTGCTGTGCTATGCCCTTCAGATTCTGTGGAGAGTCACATGAAGGACACCATTGTGGCTGGGGCATATCTTTGTGACGAGGAAAGCGTCCGA GTTGTCTGTACTGAAGGACCTGAAAGAGTAAGAGAATTAATTGCTATGGGTGCATCATTTGACCATGGGGAAGATGGTAACTTGCATCTAATGAGGGAGGGAGGCCATTCACATCATAGAATTGTTCATGCTGCTGATATGACTGGAAAGGAGATTGAACGTGCTCTACTGAAGGCAGTTATCAACAATCctaatatttttgtgtttgaaCACCATTGTGCTATTGATCTTCTTACTTGTCAG GATGGATCTGACATAAATTGTCTTGGTGTTGACACACTGAATACTAAAACCCTAGAG GTGGTCAGATTTCTTTCAAAGGTGACCTTACTTGCATCTGGTGGAGCTGGGCATATTTATCCCAAAACTACAAATCCCCTG GTAGCAACTGGAGATGGGATTGCTATGGCACACCGAGCTCAAGCTGTGATATCCAACATGGA GTTTGTGCAGTTCCATCCAACTGCCTTGGCTGATGAAGGGCTTCCTATTAAACCAACCAAGCTTAGGGAAAAAGCATTTCTGATATCCGAAGCTGTCAGAGGTGATGGAGGCATCCTTTATAATTTGGACATGGAAAGATTCATGCCCTTTTATGATGAGAGGGCAGAGCTTGCTCCAAGGGATGTTGTGGCCAGAAGCATAGATGACCAACTGAAAAAGCGTGGTGAGAAGTATGTTCTTCTTGACATAAGTCACAAGCCCAAGGAGGAAATTCTCTCCCATTTTCCCAACATTTCTTCTACGTGTCTCCTGCATGGTTTGGACATAACTCGCCATCCAATCCCAGTAGTTCCGGCTGCTCATTACATGTGTGGAGGAGTTCAAGCTGGTCTCCAAGGAGAGACCAATGTGAAAGGTCTGTATGTAGCAGGTGAGGTAGCATGCACAGGTTTGCACGGAGCAAACAGGCTTGCTAGCAACTCATTGCTTGAGGCACTGGTTTTTGCAAGAAGAGCTGTGCAGCCCTCAGTTGACTGCATGAAAAGCTCTAGCCTTGATCTGACTGCATCAAACTTGTGGCCTAGACCTGCTGTGCCTTTGTCTCTGGAAAGTAATGTCACTGACAGGATTTTGCCAATGACAAAGGAATCAAGGACAGAATTGCAAGCCATCATGTGGAACTATGTAGGAATAGTTCGGTCAACCATGAGACTTGAGACAGCCAAGCAAAAAATTGGTAACTTGGAGGCTAAATGGGAGGAGTGCTTGTTTCAGCATGGATGGAAGCCAACAATGGCAGGCCCTGAGATATGTGAGATGAGAAACCTCTTTTGCTGCGCAAAGCTGGTGATCAGCAGTGCGCTTTCTAGACATGAGAGCCGAGGACTGCATTACACAGTTGATTTTCCTCATCTGGAAGAAAGCAAGAGACTTCCAACAATCATTGTTCCAAGCTCAACTGTAAACGGTACTTGGAGTTCTCGACAGTTACACAAACAGCCCATGTACCAGGATGGCATCAAATTGTGTCACAACACAATACATATAAATAGGTAG